ACAAATTCCAAAACCTCATAAGCTTTTTTCTCATATTTATCACTTGAATCTATGTCAAATTTTATATAACCGTAGCCAGTTGATGGGAAAGTTGGATTTATTCCAATTGTTATGAGCTTGTCATGCTTTTCAGCAATTTCAATGCAGGTATTTATTACTTCAGCAAATCCCTCGTTATCTTTAATATAGTGGTCAGATGGAAATACACACATTATTCCATCTTCATGTATTTTTTTAATTTTAAGTGCAGCATATAAAATACAAGCTGCAGTGTTTCTTCCAATTGGTTCATAAATGATGTTATTTCTATCTATCTCTTCATCAAGTACCTTCTCTATCATCTCTTTTTGGTTTATGTTTGTGACAATAAAAATGTTTTTCTTGGGAATGACCTTTGATATCCTATCAATTGTTTCATTTATCAAAATGTCATTTCCAGAGAGGTTTAAAAATTGCTTCGGAGACGAGCTTCGTGACAAAGGCCAAAACCTTGTACCGCCACCACCTGCCATAACCACTGCAAATCTTTGCATTTTTAAACCCCTCCTCTTTAAGAAATAGTAAAAATCTTCAACATTTATATTATATAATATTTTTCAAATTTTAAACAATGGAAAAAAGTCAAAAAGTATTATTTTCTTCTTTCCTCCAAGCTTTTTAAAATATCTGTCCAGTCAAGGTTAAAATACGCCAGTAAAACGCTCAAGTGGTACATCAAATCAGATATCTCATATATTACTTCTTCTTTTTTACCATTCTTTGCTCCAATTACTACCTCTGTTGCCTCCTCGCCAATCTTTTTAAGTATCTTATCAAGTCCCTTTTCAAATAGGTAAGAGGTATACGAACCTTCTATCTTATTTTGCTTTCTATCATTAATTGTTTTCATTAGTTCAAAAATAATGTCAGTTGCCACCTTTTTTATATCACCTTCCAATGCGGTGAAAAAACATGTTTTGTTGCCAGTATGACATGCAACCCCTGTTTGTTCAACAATGGCAAGCAAGGTATCACCATCACAGTCTAAAAATAAACCTTTTAATTTTTGGACATTGCCTGAAGTCTCCCCTTTTCTCCATATCTTGTTTCTGCTTCGGCTAAAATAGTGCATATACCCTGTCTGAATGGTAAGTTCTAAAGCTTCCTTGTTCATGTACGCCAACATAAGTACTTCACCTGTTGAGCTATCCTGTACAACAACAGGCACAAGTCCATTTTGGTCAAACTTCAAAGCTGAAATATCTATCATTTTATATCCTCACCTCAATGCCATGATCTTTTAAGTAACCCTTTAAATCCCCAATTAAAATCTCTCCAAAATGAAATATAGAAGCAGCCAAAGCAGCTTCTGCTCCAGCCTTGAAAGCCTCCAAAAAATGCTCTGGCCTGCCAGCACCACCTGAAGCAATGACAGGAATATTTACGCTGCTACAAATAGCCTCTAAAAGCTCTAAATCATACCCTGCTTTTGTTCCGTCTCTGTCCATTGAGGTAAGTAGTATCTCGCCTGCCCCTCTCATTTCAACTTCTTTTGCCCACTTTACAGCGTCAAGTCCTGTGTCTATCCTTCCTCCGTTTATATACACATGAAAACCGTCACTGTGCCTTTTTGCATCAATTGCCACCACAATACACTGTGAACCAAAAACCTTTGCAGCTTCATTTACAAGGTCAGGGTTCTTAACCGCTGCAGAGTTAATTGAAACCTTATCAGCACCAGCCAAAAGTAAATTTCTAATGTCATCTAAATTTCTTATTCCACCGCCTACCGTAAAAGGAATAAAAACTTTTTCAGCTACATTCTTTACAACCTCTATCATTATATTTCTCTCTTCATGCGATGCTGTAATATCTAAAAACACAAGCTCATCAGCACCAAGTTGGTTATATTTTTGAGCACTTTCGACAGGGTCACCAGCATCAACAAGGTTGATAAAGTTTATTCCTTTAACAACCCTTCCTCTATTGACATCAAGACAGGGAATTATTCTCTTTGCAACCACTTGTATCCTTCTCCTTAATTGAATATTTAAAGTAAATTAATTACCTCCTCTAATTTGAGCTGTCCTGTATAAAGAGCTTTTCCAACAACTGCCGCATCAACACCTATACTTTTAAGCCTCATAATATCCTCTTTTGTTGAAATCCCACCTGATGCTGTTAAAAAACCATCAAAAAGTTCTCGAATATATTTTGCAGCTTCAAAGTTATGTCCTTTTAGCATCCCATCAGTTGTTATATCTGTATAAATAAGCCTTTCAAATCCCAAAGTTTTTATTTTCATAATTCCTTCTTCAATGGTAATTGTTGTTGCTTCCTGCCATCCAGAAAGTTTTACAAAACCATCTTTAAAGTCAAGAGAAGCAATAAATCTTTCTTTACCAAACACCTTCATAACTTCATTTACAAAATCAGGATTTTTAAAGATTACAGAACCCAAAATGATATAGTTAACTCCTGAAGATATATAAAGCTCAACAGTAGCCTTGTCTCTAATGCCACCACCACATTCAACTGTCAAGGATGTAACTCTTTTTATGTTTCTTATAACTTCAAAATTCACTGGCCTTCCAACTTTTGCTCCATCCAAATCAACAACATGGACGTATTTAGCACCACTTTTTTCAAAAAGTTTTGCCTGCTCAATTGGGTCTGAATTGAACAGTTGAACCTGACTATAATCTCCCTGAGTAAGTCTTACGCACTTTCCATCTATAAGGTCTATTGCAGGAATAACAATCATAGCAATCCCCCAAAGTTCTTAAGTATTTGCAGTCCCACTTCACCACTTTTTTCAGGATGAAACTGAGTAGCAAATATATTGCCACTTTCTATTGAAGAGTCAAACTCAATACCATGCTCACACACAGAAGATACTATTGATTTATCTCTATTTTCCACATAATACGAATGAACAAAATACACAAACTGGTTATCCACACCCTTTAAAAGTTTTGAATTTCCTTTAACTTTTATCCTGTTCCATCCCATGTGTGGAATTTTGATGTTCTCTTTTTGAGGAAACTTTTTGACCTCTCCGTTGAAAATTCTTAAACCCTCACAATTGCCTTCTTCGCTAAATTCGTACAAGAGCTGATAACCCAAGCAAATACCCAAAAATAAAGACTCTTTTATTTTTTTTTTCAAGACATCAACAAGGCCAAATCTTTCAAGGTTTGATACAGCTACGTCAAATGCTCCTACTCCTGGTAAAACAATTGCCTCGGCCTTTTCAATTTCATCTTTGCTTGATGTAACAAAAGCTCTAAAGCCTATGTATTCAAATGCTTTTTGTACACTCCTTAAGTTTCCCATCCCATAGTCCACAATGCATATTTTTTTCACAACTTATAACACTCCTTTTGACGATGGAATTCTATCATCGATTATCGTACAAGCTTCTTTTAAGGTTCTTCCAATAGCTTTAAAAATGGCTTCGCAAACGTGATGGTCATTCTCACCAGCAAGTTTTTTTATATGAACTGTGGTTTTAGAAGACCAAACAAAAGCTTTGAAAAACTCTACAACCATCTGAGAAGTCATATCTCCAAGCTTCGGTAGCTTAAAATCTACATCAAATGCCAAATATGGCCTTCCTGAGATATCCACTGCCACCATTATAAGTGCCTCATCCATAGGTAAAATAACATGCGCATATCTTTTTATACCTCTTTTATCTGACAAAGCCTTTAAAAAAGCCTGACCCAAAACTATTCCGACATCTTCTATGGTGTGATGGTCGTCAATGTATATATCACCCTTCGCTTCAAGATCAATGTCAAATTTTCCATGATGAGAAAATAACTGAAGCATGTGGTCAAAAAAACCTATGCCTGTTGAGATTTTGTAATCACCATTTCCATCAATATTAAGAATTAACTTAATATCTGTCTCTTTTGTCTTTCTCTGAACTTCAGCAACTCTTTGACCCATCTTTTGCGTTCTCCTTTTTAAATCGAATGAGATTTTCTATTATTATATCATTATCTTGAGGCTTGCCCAATGTAATTCTTAAAAGTTTTTTGTCCCCCACCTCAAACTTTTTTACAAGAATTTTCTTCGCAACAAGGTATTCAAATATTCTGTCGGCATACTCATCTACAACTGTCACAAAGTTTGCTTCAGACTGAATAACATAGTAGTATTCTTTGAGTTTTTGTATCATCCTATCTCTTTCATCTTTTATTAGCTGGATGTTATCTTTTAGCTTTTCGAAATTTTCAAGCACCTTGATAGCTATGTTTTGGGTTAAGACATTGACATTATAGGGAGGTTTTACTTTGTGAAGGTTTTTTATAATATTTTCATTTGCAATGCCATAACCACATCTTATACCTGCAAAACCTATTTTTGAAAATGTTTTAAGTATAATTGTATTATTGTATCTTCTTACAAACTCTATATAGTCAACATCGCTGTATTCACCATAGGCGTTGTCAATTACTATAAGCTTTGAAGGAAATGCTTCTACAAGAGCTTTTAAATTTTCAGCGCTCCATGCAATACCAGTTGGATTATTTGGAGTATCAATAAATATTACCTTTATTTTCTCATTTGCACTTATCTTAGTAATTACCTTTTCAACATCAATTTTCCATTGGGAAGTAATATCAAAAAAACAAAATCTTATGTCAAAAAGTTCAGCAGTTATCCTATACATTGTAAACGAAGGATATAGGAAAAATACCTGGTCATCCTGCTCACAGCATGCTTGAACAATAAGCTGAATTATCTGGTCTGAACCATTTCCTACAATAAAATTTTCACTTTTCAACCTGTAAAACCTTGCTAAAGCATCTTTGATTGGTTGAGAATTAATTTCTGGATAAAAACGCAAATTAGGTATACTATTTTTTAAAATATCCAAAATTATGTCTTTTAACTCTTCAGGAATTTCAAGAAGATTTTCGTTAGCATCTGCTTTAACTAAACATTCTATTTGGGGTGTTGTATAGTTTGAAAAATTTTCTAATCTTTTTTTAAACATCTTCTAACCTCACCTTCAACGAATTTGCATGAAAGAGAAAACCTTCTTTTTGCGCTATGTTTATTGCATGTGGTGCATCTGTCAAAAACTGTTCTTTTGAATACTTTATTAAACTCATTCTCTTGACAAAATCATAAACCCCGAGGGGAGAAAAGAAACTTGCTGTACCAGATGTTGGCAGTACATGATTTGGTCCTGCGATGTAGTCTCCAATAGGTTCAGGGGAATATTCACCTACAAAAACTGCACCAGCGTTTCTGATCTTAAACAACACTTTTTCTGCATCATTGCAACAAATCTCTAAGTGCTCAGGTGCAATTATATTCGCAATCTCAGCAGCCTCAAAAAGATCGTCAACAACTATTATCACACCGTTTTTTTCGATAGCTTCAAAAGCAACTGAGTGTTCAAATCTTGCAAGCATCTTATCAACATTCTCAGAAACCTCTTGAGCTATCTGTAAAGATGTTGTCACTAAAATACATCTTGCCATGGGGTCGTGTTCCGCCTGAGACAGCAAATCTGCAGAAATGTATTTCGGATTTGCAGAACCATCTGCAATAACCATTACTTCACTTGGTCCTGCTACTGAGTCAATATCTACATATCCAAACAACAATTTTTTAGCAGTTGCTACATAGATATTTCCTGGTCCCACAATCTTATCTACCTTGGGGATAATCTGTGTCCCAAACGCAAGTGCCGCAACTGCTTGAGCTCCTCCCACTTTATAAATCTCATCAATGCCACAAATTTTTGCTGCTGCCAAAGTGTACTTGCTGATACTCTTGTTCTTGTCAGGTGGAGTTACCATTATTATTTTTTCAACGCCAGCAACTTTTGCAGGAATTGAATTCATCAAAACTGTTGAAGGATAAGCTCCTTTCCCACCGGGAACATAAATTCCTACTTTTTTAAGAGGTATAATAATCTGGCCAAGTAACGATCCATTTTTTGTATAAAACCAGCTTTCCTCTTTTTGCCTCATGTGATACTCATAGATATTTTTATACGCAGCATTCAAAGCATTTATGAAATCACTATCTTCTTTTTCACATTCAAAATATGCTCTTTCAATCTCTTCTTGGACCACTCGCAGCTCATTCAAGCAAATACCCTTACAATCAAACATCCGGGTGTAGTAAAGCAATGCTTCATCTTTCTTATCTTTTACATCAGAGATTATTCTGCGAACCTTCTGTTCAATTTCTTCCTCGTTTCCCCATTTTCTTATTTTAGCCGTCTCTATGTAGTTTTCAATCTGTTGTTTGCTGGACAAGATTCTCACTCTTCAATCATCCTTTCCAAACGATTTATAATATCATCTATCTGAGTTTTTAATTTTAGACTTGCCCTGTTTGCAATAAGCCGAGCACTAATGTCGTATAGCTTTTCATATACTTCAAGTCCATTTTCCTTCAGAGTTCTACCACTTTCTACAATATCTACTATCATGTCTGAAAGTCCTAAAATAGGAGCAAGCTCTACTGAACCATTGAGCTTTATTATCTTTACATCCTCACCCCTAACATTTTCAAAATACTCTTTAGCAATGTTAGGAAATTTAGTTGCAATTGTCTTATCAGGCTTTTTCAAAAGAGCTTCGCTTATCCCTTTAGGTCCTGCCAAGGCTACAAAACATTTCCCAATCTTTAAATCTAAAAGTTCGTACACTCTCTTATTCATTTCAAGCAACACATCTTTACCAACAACACCAACATCTGCAACTCCATATTCCACATAAGTGGGCACGTCAAAAGGTTTTACCATGAGAAAACGCAGAGAATTTTGAGTGTCCTCGATGATCAATTTTCTGCTTTCCTCAGATATATCAATGTCTACAAGTGATGCTCTTTTCAAAAGTTCAACTGTTTGCTGGGCTAACCTTCCTTTTGGCAACGCTATAGTGATCATTCTAAATCCTCCAAAACATATGTTTTTACACCTTCTTCAT
The sequence above is drawn from the Caldicellulosiruptor bescii DSM 6725 genome and encodes:
- the hisIE gene encoding bifunctional phosphoribosyl-AMP cyclohydrolase/phosphoribosyl-ATP diphosphatase HisIE; amino-acid sequence: MIDISALKFDQNGLVPVVVQDSSTGEVLMLAYMNKEALELTIQTGYMHYFSRSRNKIWRKGETSGNVQKLKGLFLDCDGDTLLAIVEQTGVACHTGNKTCFFTALEGDIKKVATDIIFELMKTINDRKQNKIEGSYTSYLFEKGLDKILKKIGEEATEVVIGAKNGKKEEVIYEISDLMYHLSVLLAYFNLDWTDILKSLEERRK
- the hisF gene encoding imidazole glycerol phosphate synthase subunit HisF, encoding MVAKRIIPCLDVNRGRVVKGINFINLVDAGDPVESAQKYNQLGADELVFLDITASHEERNIMIEVVKNVAEKVFIPFTVGGGIRNLDDIRNLLLAGADKVSINSAAVKNPDLVNEAAKVFGSQCIVVAIDAKRHSDGFHVYINGGRIDTGLDAVKWAKEVEMRGAGEILLTSMDRDGTKAGYDLELLEAICSSVNIPVIASGGAGRPEHFLEAFKAGAEAALAASIFHFGEILIGDLKGYLKDHGIEVRI
- the hisA gene encoding 1-(5-phosphoribosyl)-5-[(5-phosphoribosylamino)methylideneamino]imidazole-4-carboxamide isomerase, which produces MIVIPAIDLIDGKCVRLTQGDYSQVQLFNSDPIEQAKLFEKSGAKYVHVVDLDGAKVGRPVNFEVIRNIKRVTSLTVECGGGIRDKATVELYISSGVNYIILGSVIFKNPDFVNEVMKVFGKERFIASLDFKDGFVKLSGWQEATTITIEEGIMKIKTLGFERLIYTDITTDGMLKGHNFEAAKYIRELFDGFLTASGGISTKEDIMRLKSIGVDAAVVGKALYTGQLKLEEVINLL
- the hisH gene encoding imidazole glycerol phosphate synthase subunit HisH, with the translated sequence MKKICIVDYGMGNLRSVQKAFEYIGFRAFVTSSKDEIEKAEAIVLPGVGAFDVAVSNLERFGLVDVLKKKIKESLFLGICLGYQLLYEFSEEGNCEGLRIFNGEVKKFPQKENIKIPHMGWNRIKVKGNSKLLKGVDNQFVYFVHSYYVENRDKSIVSSVCEHGIEFDSSIESGNIFATQFHPEKSGEVGLQILKNFGGLL
- the hisB gene encoding imidazoleglycerol-phosphate dehydratase HisB, which translates into the protein MGQRVAEVQRKTKETDIKLILNIDGNGDYKISTGIGFFDHMLQLFSHHGKFDIDLEAKGDIYIDDHHTIEDVGIVLGQAFLKALSDKRGIKRYAHVILPMDEALIMVAVDISGRPYLAFDVDFKLPKLGDMTSQMVVEFFKAFVWSSKTTVHIKKLAGENDHHVCEAIFKAIGRTLKEACTIIDDRIPSSKGVL
- the hisC gene encoding histidinol-phosphate transaminase, with amino-acid sequence MFKKRLENFSNYTTPQIECLVKADANENLLEIPEELKDIILDILKNSIPNLRFYPEINSQPIKDALARFYRLKSENFIVGNGSDQIIQLIVQACCEQDDQVFFLYPSFTMYRITAELFDIRFCFFDITSQWKIDVEKVITKISANEKIKVIFIDTPNNPTGIAWSAENLKALVEAFPSKLIVIDNAYGEYSDVDYIEFVRRYNNTIILKTFSKIGFAGIRCGYGIANENIIKNLHKVKPPYNVNVLTQNIAIKVLENFEKLKDNIQLIKDERDRMIQKLKEYYYVIQSEANFVTVVDEYADRIFEYLVAKKILVKKFEVGDKKLLRITLGKPQDNDIIIENLIRFKKENAKDGSKSC
- the hisD gene encoding histidinol dehydrogenase; this encodes MRILSSKQQIENYIETAKIRKWGNEEEIEQKVRRIISDVKDKKDEALLYYTRMFDCKGICLNELRVVQEEIERAYFECEKEDSDFINALNAAYKNIYEYHMRQKEESWFYTKNGSLLGQIIIPLKKVGIYVPGGKGAYPSTVLMNSIPAKVAGVEKIIMVTPPDKNKSISKYTLAAAKICGIDEIYKVGGAQAVAALAFGTQIIPKVDKIVGPGNIYVATAKKLLFGYVDIDSVAGPSEVMVIADGSANPKYISADLLSQAEHDPMARCILVTTSLQIAQEVSENVDKMLARFEHSVAFEAIEKNGVIIVVDDLFEAAEIANIIAPEHLEICCNDAEKVLFKIRNAGAVFVGEYSPEPIGDYIAGPNHVLPTSGTASFFSPLGVYDFVKRMSLIKYSKEQFLTDAPHAINIAQKEGFLFHANSLKVRLEDV
- the hisG gene encoding ATP phosphoribosyltransferase, translated to MITIALPKGRLAQQTVELLKRASLVDIDISEESRKLIIEDTQNSLRFLMVKPFDVPTYVEYGVADVGVVGKDVLLEMNKRVYELLDLKIGKCFVALAGPKGISEALLKKPDKTIATKFPNIAKEYFENVRGEDVKIIKLNGSVELAPILGLSDMIVDIVESGRTLKENGLEVYEKLYDISARLIANRASLKLKTQIDDIINRLERMIEE